A genomic window from Astatotilapia calliptera chromosome 12, fAstCal1.2, whole genome shotgun sequence includes:
- the hsd17b3 gene encoding 17-beta-hydroxysteroid dehydrogenase type 3 isoform X2, whose amino-acid sequence MNIVVMSRTKTKLDQVAKEIGEATGQRVKVIATDFTKENIFSEIEEQLKDLNIGVLVNNVGTLPCFIPYRFLENDELDKTITKVINCNVKTMAKMCKIILPGMANRGKGMILNVSSGIASIPCPMYTLYAASKVFVERFSQGLQAEYKDKGIIIQSVAPFGVSTRMAGFQKANMITFSPEDFVKYSLQYVSAGDKTNGSICHTVLGWLLQTIPLKILYAEPMMQGLQDYAKQNRMQAGLV is encoded by the exons ATGAACATTGTAGTCATGAgcagaaccaaaacaaaactggatCAAGTGGCTAAAGAGATAG GAGAAGCCACAGGGCAGAGGGTGAAAGTGATAGCAACAGATTTTACCAAAGAAAATATCTTTAGTGAAATTGAAGAGCAACTGAAGGACCTCAACATAGGAGTTTTAG TCAACAATGTAGGAACGCTGCCTTGCTTCATTCCCTACAGATTCCTTGAGAATGATGAGCTGGACAAG ACAATTACCAAAGTGATAAACTGCAATGTGAAGACGATGGCCAAG atgtgcaaaatTATTCTCCCAGGCATGGCAAACAG AGGGAAAGGGATGATATTGAATGTTTCTTCTGGAATTGCTTCTATCCCATGTCCCATGTACACCCTGTATGCTGCATCAAAG GTGTTTGTGGAAAGATTTTCTCAAGGTCTACAAGCTGAATACAAAGATAAGGGGATTATTATCCAG TCAGTGGCTCCATTCGGGGTATCCACTCGAATGGCTGGGTTCCAAAAAGCTAACATGATAACTTTTTCACCAGAAGACTTTGTAAAATATTCACTGCAGTACGTCAGCGCTGGAGACAAAACAAATGGAAGCATCTGTCATACAGTTCTG GGCTGGTTGCTGCAGACTATTCCACTTAAGATTCTCTATGCAGAACCTATGATGCAAGGCTTACAAGACTACGCCAAGCAAAATCGAATGCAGGCTGGATTGGTCTAA